A stretch of the Nitrososphaera sp. genome encodes the following:
- a CDS encoding DUF488 family protein, whose product MTLARAYGYVKADNEAAVLVDRFWPRGIPKDKLKIDVWFRDIAPSDKLRKWFSHDAKKWEKFRTKYKEEIRKDSLKLGLLHQLKEMEAERGRVVLLYSAKDTEHNNAAVLKEMLSANRIV is encoded by the coding sequence ATTACACTAGCACGAGCTTACGGCTATGTCAAGGCAGATAACGAAGCAGCTGTGCTTGTTGATAGGTTTTGGCCACGTGGCATACCCAAAGATAAGTTGAAAATAGACGTATGGTTCAGGGACATAGCTCCAAGCGACAAGCTAAGAAAGTGGTTTTCACACGACGCAAAGAAATGGGAAAAATTTAGGACAAAGTACAAGGAAGAAATTAGAAAGGATAGCTTGAAGCTAGGATTGCTCCACCAATTAAAGGAGATGGAGGCGGAAAGAGGTAGAGTAGTTCTGCTTTATTCTGCCAAGGATACTGAGCACAACAATGCAGCAGTGCTGAAAGAAATGTTATCGGCAAATAGAATTGTATGA